CAGCAGGGCGGCGTCGAACTCGGCCTGCTCGACTGCGTCATAGAAGGCGGCACCGGCTTCATCCTCGGCTCCACCAAGGACGTGCGCTGCACGTTCGAGCCGGCCGACAAGCAATGGGCGCCGGAAGCCTATTTCGGCGTGATCAACAAGTTCGGGCTGGATGTTGGCTACACAGAGGCGACGATCATGCGCTGGGCGGTCCTGGCCTCGAGCAGCAACATCTACGCGCCGGGCGCGCTGGCCGGCGATTATGTCGGCGCAAGCGCCGAAGTCACGGCCGCTGTCGGCGCGGGCGCGAATCTTCTCGTCGGCGGTTCCGGCCAGACCTTTACCCTGCAGCCGCTCAGCGTTCAGACCCAGACCGGGCTAAATTTCGCGGTCGGCGTCAGCCAGTTCCAGCTGCGCAGCGCGGGCAACTGACGTTGGATGCACGCGGCGCCTGACCGCCCTCTGGCAGAATAAAGCTTGATCGACTGGCCCAAGGAGGGGCCGGAGAACGGGCTTGAGCTCGACCGGACTTGAGGTTCTACAAGACCCGCCTGACCGATGCCGGCCCGGCGGGGATGACTGCCCCGGGGTCTCACGGCAGATTTCAGGGAGTTTCCGCGTGAACGACCAGACAGCAGAGCGGGTGGACTGGCGCGCGCTCTGGGCGAGCGGCGATCTCTTCCGCTTCTGCTTCGTCAGCCTCGGCATCCTCCTGCACGCCACCAACGAGACGATGGTCGCGACCGTCATGCCGGCCATGGTGGGCGAGCTTTCCGGCGTTGAACTCGTAGGCTGGTCGCTGGCCATCTACGAACTCGGCGCCATAGTCGCCGGCGCTTCCGCCGGACGCATGATCTCCTACGTTCCGCTGCGCACCAACATGACCGTCGCGGCGCTTCTCTACGCCACCGGCGCCCTCATTTGCGCGACGGCGGCATCGATGCCCATCTTCCTCGCCGGGCGGCTGGTGGAAGGCCTCGGCGGCGGCGCGCTGGTGTCGCTTGCATTCGTTTCCGTGGAGAGGCTGTTCCCGCCGAGAATCTGGCCGCAGCTCTTCGGTATCATGTCGGCGATCTGGGGCGTGGCGGCGTTCGGAGGACCGCTGCTGGGGGCGATCCTGTCCGAAGCCTTCTCATGGCGGTGGGCCTTCGGCGTGTTCACGCTGGGCGGCGCGGCCATGGCGGCGGCAAGCTTTCTGGTGCTCGACACGCCCGAGGCGCGTCGCGCCAGCGGCGGCAACCGACTGCCGCCCTTTCCCTATCCGGTGCTGACCGCATTGGCGCTAAGCATTATTCTGGTCGCCAGCGCCGGCGTGAACATCCAGCCACTGCGCTCGGCGCTGCTTCTTTGCCTCGGGCTTGCGGGGCTGGCTCTCTTCTTCCGGCTCGACAGCCGCAACGCCGCCGCCCGGCTCTTTCCCTCACGCCTGTTCGACTGGCGCACGCCGCTCGGCACGGGCATGACCATGGTGGCGGCATTCTCCATCGCCACCTGCTCCTTCGGCGTCTACGGCCCCCTGCTGCTGACCACGCTGCATGACGTTCCGCTGCTGACGACCGGCTACATCATCGCGGCCGAATCCATCTCCTGGTCGATCCTCTCGATCCTCGTCGCCAACGCGCCGCCGCACCGCGAACGCGCCATCATCGTCGCGGGCGCTCTGATGATCACCGCCGGCATAGCCGGCTTCGCCTATTCCGTGCCGGCCGGAACCCTGTGGCTGATCCTGTTCTGCGCATTGCTGCAGGGCGGCGGCTTCGGCGTCGCCTGGCCCTTCGTCACGCGCGTCATCGTGGCGGCGGCGAGCAAGGATGAACGGACGATCGCGTCGGGTGCCGTGCCGACCATGCAGCGCATCGGCTACGCCATCGGCGCCGCAATCACCGGCATCATCGCCAATGCCGCCGGCTTCGAGACCGGCCTCAACCGGGAAACCGCCGGCCATGTGGCGGCATGGGTTTTCCTCGCGTTCCTGCCGCTGGCGCTGTTCGCCTGCGCCGCCGCGATCCGCGCCTCGGCCAGCGTCCAGCTGGAGCCGACGGCCGGCGCGTAAAGCTTCTGCGAGGGAACCATCGGGCGATCTCGGGCTTTCTGCCCCATCGAATGCGGCGGAAACCGAAAGGAGATTGCCATGAACACCAAAGCTATCA
The window above is part of the Rhizobiaceae bacterium genome. Proteins encoded here:
- a CDS encoding DUF992 domain-containing protein yields the protein MCRSLVTLAVFLATLAPVHAQQGGVELGLLDCVIEGGTGFILGSTKDVRCTFEPADKQWAPEAYFGVINKFGLDVGYTEATIMRWAVLASSSNIYAPGALAGDYVGASAEVTAAVGAGANLLVGGSGQTFTLQPLSVQTQTGLNFAVGVSQFQLRSAGN
- a CDS encoding MFS transporter, which encodes MNDQTAERVDWRALWASGDLFRFCFVSLGILLHATNETMVATVMPAMVGELSGVELVGWSLAIYELGAIVAGASAGRMISYVPLRTNMTVAALLYATGALICATAASMPIFLAGRLVEGLGGGALVSLAFVSVERLFPPRIWPQLFGIMSAIWGVAAFGGPLLGAILSEAFSWRWAFGVFTLGGAAMAAASFLVLDTPEARRASGGNRLPPFPYPVLTALALSIILVASAGVNIQPLRSALLLCLGLAGLALFFRLDSRNAAARLFPSRLFDWRTPLGTGMTMVAAFSIATCSFGVYGPLLLTTLHDVPLLTTGYIIAAESISWSILSILVANAPPHRERAIIVAGALMITAGIAGFAYSVPAGTLWLILFCALLQGGGFGVAWPFVTRVIVAAASKDERTIASGAVPTMQRIGYAIGAAITGIIANAAGFETGLNRETAGHVAAWVFLAFLPLALFACAAAIRASASVQLEPTAGA